A single region of the Musa acuminata AAA Group cultivar baxijiao chromosome BXJ1-11, Cavendish_Baxijiao_AAA, whole genome shotgun sequence genome encodes:
- the LOC103970873 gene encoding subtilisin-like protease: MALPKPFLPLLLCLCASFLISCLHVYGSDELTVYIVHVKRSEDVTFSAAEQWSDWYCSLLNSASEAFELAPEEDAANVADSRIVYSYRDVITGFCARLGQREVEAMSKLDWFLHAYPSPVYRPLTTHTPEFLGLSQPSHSVWNATNMGEGIIIGILDTVITPGHPSFDDDGMPPPPAKWKGRCDLNASACNNKLIGARSFINYDKVTRRSTVTPVDDEGHGTHTASTAAGKFVTNASAYGNARVVTASGMAPRAHIAVYKVCNEDTCHGYDILAAMDAAVEDGVDVISLSLGGPSAAFHSNPVAQGGFKAINKGVFVSCSAGNTGPNRGTVTNDAPWLLTVGASTTDRSFLSTVKLGDGQEFDGESLSQPRDFESKMLPLVYPGHATGNENSSFCLSGSLDGVDVHGKIVVCDDGGNGRAEKDDVVKSAGGSGMIIVNNPDFAYSTLVEPHVLRTSNVPYADGLKIKAYINTTSAPTATIIFKGTVMHTPHSPAMASFSSRGPSQITPGILKPDITGPGVNILAAWTSAFEVFSGTSMSCPHLSGIAALIKKAHPDWSSAAIKSAIMTTAYATDNSRGPILDERHLPADLFAVGAGHVDPPKAMDPGLVYDLTPQDYIPYLCGLYANYHVRAIVGGPVNCSSVKSISEAELNYPSISVKLPANLSTPVSYTRTVTNVGEPRSTYRAMVDVPEGASARVDPTTLSFEKVDEKKSFSITFRRTGGRQGLGEGQLRWVSTKHVVRSPISIILE; the protein is encoded by the coding sequence ATGGCTCTCCCTAAGcccttcctccccctcctcctgtgCCTCTGTGCCTCCTTCCTCATCTCCTGCCTTCATGTCTACGGCTCCGACGAGCTGACGGTCTACATTGTTCACGTCAAACGCTCCGAGGACGTGACCTTCTCCGCCGCCGAACAATGGTCCGATTGGTACTGCTCCCTCCTAAACAGTGCAAGTGAAGCTTTCGAACTTGCGCCTGAAGAAGATGCCGCCAACGTCGCAGACTCGCGCATTGTCTACTCCTACCGCGACGTCATTACCGGCTTCTGTGCGCGGCTCGGGCAGAGGGAGGTGGAGGCCATGTCGAAGTTGGACTGGTTCCTGCATGCCTATCCCAGCCCCGTTTACCGCCCCCTCACCACCCACACGCCCGAGTTCCTGGGGTTGAGCCAACCGAGCCACAGCGTGTGGAACGCCACCAACATGGGCGAAGGGATCATCATCGGCATCCTGGACACTGTCATCACCCCGGGGCATCCTTCTTTCGATGACGACGGCATGCCGCCGCCGCCGGCAAAGTGGAAGGGCCGCTGCGACTTGAACGCGTCGGCGTGCAACAACAAGCTCATCGGTGCGAGGTCCTTCATCAATTACGACAAGGTCACGCGTCGGTCGACGGTCACTCCGGTCGATGATGAGGGGCACGGCACCCACACTGCGAGCACTGCCGCCGGGAAGTTCGTGACGAATGCTAGCGCATATGGGAACGCCAGGGTGGTCACGGCGTCGGGGATGGCGCCGCGCGCTCACATCGCCGTCTACAAGGTGTGTAACGAAGATACGTGCCACGGTTATGACATATTGGCTGCCATGGACGCCGCGGTGGAAGACGGCGTCGATGTGATCTCCCTCTCTCTAGGCGGACCCTCTGCTGCTTTCCACTCCAACCCGGTCGCGCAGGGTGGCTTCAAAGCCATCAACAAAGGAGTCTTCGTCAGCTGCTCGGCAGGTAATACAGGGCCAAATCGTGGCACCGTGACCAACGATGCGCCGTGGCTGCTCACGGTAGGCGCGAGCACCACGGACCGGTCCTTCTTGTCCACCGTCAAGCTCGGCGACGGACAAGAGTTTGACGGCGAGTCATTGTCCCAGCCGCGTGACTTCGAGTCCAAAATGCTGCCGCTCGTGTATCCCGGCCACGCCACTGGTAACGAAAACTCTTCCTTCTGCCTCAGTGGCTCCTTGGATGGCGTCGACGTCCACGGCAAAATAGTGGTGTGCGACGACGGCGGCAATGGGAGAGCCGAAAAGGATGACGTCGTCAAGAGCGCCGGCGGCTCAGGAATGATCATTGTCAACAACCCTGACTTCGCCTACAGCACTCTCGTTGAACCCCATGTCCTCCGGACGTCGAACGTTCCCTACGCTGACGGACTCAAGATCAAGGCCTACATCAACACCACCTCTGCTCCTACCGCAACCATCATCTTCAAGGGCACCGTCATGCACACGCCCCACTCACCGGCGATGGCCTCGTTCTCCTCCAGAGGACCCAGCCAAATTACACCAGGGATCCTGAAGCCAGATATCACCGGACCCGGCGTGAACATCCTGGCAGCGTGGACCAGCGCGTTCGAGGTGTTCTCCGGCACCTCCATGTCTTGCCCTCACCTCTCCGGCATCGCCGCGTTGATCAAGAAAGCGCACCCCGATTGGTCGTCCGCCGCGATCAAATCAGCGATCATGACGACAGCGTACGCGACCGACAACAGCAGAGGGCCAATCCTCGACGAGAGACACCTCCCGGCCGACTTGTTCGCGGTAGGAGCCGGTCACGTGGACCCGCCGAAGGCCATGGACCCCGGACTCGTCTACGACCTCACGCCCCAAGACTACATTCCTTACCTCTGCGGCCTCTACGCCAACTACCATGTCCGAGCTATAGTTGGCGGACCAGTGAATTGCTCCTCCGTGAAGAGCATCAGCGAAGCAGAGCTGAACTATCCTTCCATATCGGTCAAGCTGCCGGCTAACCTTTCGACTCCGGTCAGCTACACGCGGACAGTGACCAACGTCGGGGAGCCAAGGTCGACGTACCGGGCGATGGTTGACGTGCCGGAGGGAGCATCTGCGCGTGTAGATCCGACGACGCTGTCGTTCGAGAAGGTGGACGAGAAGAAGAGCTTCAGCATCACCTTCCGGAGAACGGGAGGTCGGCAGGGCTTAGGTGAGGGGCAATTGAGGTGGGTGTCGACGAAGCATGTGGTGAGGAGTCCAATCTCCATAATATTGGAGTAG
- the LOC135596381 gene encoding subtilisin-like protease 4, whose translation MALRKHFLSIVLFLCASVLLSGQHADGTEEPKVYIVHVKQPEGENFSVAEQWAPWYSSLLNGATDVFGLASEQDTAASRIIYSYRNVMTGFSARLTDKEVEAMSKLDWFLHAYPSPVYRPLTTHTPMFLGLRYGGHSVWNSTNMGEGIIIGVLDSGVTPGHRSYDDHGMPPAPAKWKGRCDLNATVCNNKLIGARSFIKYNNITRRSTDEPIDYDGHGTHTSTTAAGAFVKGANANGSAKGVASGMAPRAHIAAYKVCYGNQCLGHDILAGMDAAVDDGVDVLSLSLGGDSEPFHSNPIAQGGFNAINRGVFVSCSAGNSGPGHNTLSNDAPWLLTVGASTMDRSLLATVKLGDGQEFDGETMYQPHDFGSKMLPLMYPNGNEQSSLCVSGSLDRFDVRGKIVLCDRGRNSRIEKGQVVQFGGGAGMILANAPVDGYTTVADPHVLPASNVPHAYGLKIKSYINSTSSPTATIIFKGTAMNTPHSPAMASFSSRGPSQITPGILKPDITGPGVSVLAAWKDQKFNMNSGTSMSCPHLSGIAALIKKAHPDWSPAAIKSAIMTTAYVTDNSRGPILDERHLPADFFAIGAGHVNPPNAIDPGLVYDLTPQDYIPYLCGLYDSTYVQVIVRKHVDCSSVKSISEGELNYPSISVTLPANSSTSISYTRTVTNVGEPKSTYTVKLDVPKEVSAGVTPTTLSFNEVNQKKSFSISFRRNGGGSGAVQGQLLWVSGKHVVRSPISIKLE comes from the coding sequence ATGGCTCTCCGGAAGCACTTTCTCTCGATCGTCCTGTTCCTATGTGCTTCCGTACTCCTTTCCGGCCAACATGCAGACGGTACAGAGGAGCCGAAGGTCTATATAGTTCACGTCAAACAGCCGGAGGGCGAAAACTTCTCCGTGGCGGAGCAATGGGCACCGTGGTACTCCTCTCTGTTGAACGGAGCAACTGACGTATTCGGACTTGCGTCCGAGCAAGATACCGCGGCGTCGCGCATTATCTACTCCTACCGCAACGTCATGACTGGCTTCTCTGCGCGCCTCACCGACAAGGAGGTGGAGGCCATGTCGAAGCTGGACTGGTTCCTGCACGCCTACCCGAGCCCTGTGTACCGTCCGCTGACCACCCACACCCCCATGTTCCTGGGGCTTAGGTACGGCGGCCACAGCGTGTGGAACTCCACCAACATGGGCGAAGGCATCATCATCGGCGTCCTCGACAGCGGCGTCACCCCCGGGCACCGTTCCTACGATGACCACGGTATGCCGCCGGCGCCGGCCAAGTGGAAGGGGCGCTGCGACTTGAACGCGACGGTGTGCAACAACAAGCTCATCGGCGCAAGGTCCTTCATCAAATACAACAACATCACGCGCCGGTCGACCGACGAGCCGATCGATTATGATGGGCACGGCACTCACACGTCGACCACCGCTGCCGGGGCGTTCGTGAAGGGTGCCAACGCCAACGGGAGCGCCAAGGGCGTCGCGTCCGGGATGGCGCCGCGCGCTCACATCGCCGCCTACAAGGTGTGCTACGGGAACCAATGCCTGGGTCATGACATCTTGGCTGGCATGGACGCCGCTGTCGACGACGGGGTCGATGTGCTCTCCCTCTCGCTCGGCGGAGACTCTGAACCTTTCCACTCCAACCCCATCGCGCAGGGCGGCTTCAACGCCATCAACAGAGGAGTCTTCGTCAGCTGCTCGGCCGGAAATTCCGGACCGGGCCACAACACCCTGTCGAACGATGCGCCGTGGTTGCTCACGGTGGGCGCAAGCACCATGGACCGCTCCCTCTTGGCCACGGTGAAGCTCGGGGACGGACAAGAGTTCGATGGCGAGACAATGTATCAGCCGCACGATTTCGGGTCCAAAATGCTGCCGCTGATGTACCCAAATGGGAATGAGCAGTCCTCCCTCTGCGTCAGCGGCTCTTTGGATAGATTCGACGTACGTGGAAAGATTGTGTTGTGCGACCGCGGCCGAAACAGTAGAATCGAAAAGGGTCAAGTCGTCCAGTTCGGCGGCGGCGCCGGGATGATACTTGCGAATGCACCGGTGGACGGGTACACCACCGTTGCCGACCCCCATGTGCTCCCTGCATCAAACGTTCCCCATGCTTACGGACTCAAGATCAAGTCCTACATCAACTCGACTTCTTCTCCCACGGCAACGATCATCTTCAAGGGCACCGCCATGAACACGCCCCACTCGCCGGCGATGGCCTCGTTCTCCTCCCGCGGACCCAGCCAAATCACGCCGGGGATCCTGAAGCCGGACATCACGGGGCCGGGCGTGAGCGTCCTCGCCGCGTGGAAGGACCAGAAGTTCAACATGAACTCCGGCACCTCCATGTCCTGCCCTCACCTCTCCGGCATCGCCGCCCTGATCAAGAAAGCGCACCCCGATTGGTCGCCGGCCGCGATCAAATCCGCGATAATGACGACGGCATACGTGACGGACAACAGCCGAGGGCCGATCCTCGACGAGAGACACCTCCCGGCCGACTTCTTCGCTATAGGAGCGGGACACGTGAACCCTCCGAATGCCATCGACCCCGGTCTCGTCTACGACCTCACACCCCAAGACTACATCCCTTATCTCTGCGGCCTCTACGACAGCACTTATGTTCAAGTGATAGTTCGTAAGCACGTCGATTGCTCGTCTGTGAAGAGCATCAGCGAAGGAGAGCTCAACTATCCTTCCATATCGGTCACTCTGCCGGCCAACAGTTCGACGTCGATCAGCTACACACGGACGGTGACCAACGTCGGGGAGCCCAAGTCGACGTACACGGTGAAGCTTGACGTGCCGAAGGAGGTATCGGCGGGCGTGACGCCAACAACGCTCTCGTTCAACGAGGTGAACCAGAAGAAAAGCTTCAGCATCAGCTTCAGGAGGAACGGAGGTGGGTCGGGCGCAGTGCAGGGGCAGCTGCTGTGGGTGTCAGGGAAGCACGTGGTCAGGAGCCCGATCTCCATCAAGCTGGAGTAA